The nucleotide sequence aaggaaacatgcaataacaagcaaatgttgcatatgtttcaatccaatgtttcaattgtaaatgcttatttatgaatgcttgatgatcatgctcatgctatgcaagtcaagttatgcaaggctaacacctagggtgttacaaacacaatgatttttttttccgagttttacttgcttgctggcaagctagtcctcgttgtggcgattcactcacttggaggttcacgcgctaattggcttcacatgccaaaccctcgatagggtgctacacaaccaacacaagatgaatccactagagtaccttttggcgctctgccggggaaaggtcaagaacccctcacaatcaccatgatcggagccggagacaatcaccactctccgctcaacgatcctcgctgctccaagccatctaggtggcgtcaaccaccaagagtaacaagtgaattccgcagcaaaacacgaacaccaagtgcctctagatgcaaacactcaagtaatgcacttggattctctcccaatctcacaaagatgataaatcaatgatggagatgagtgggtgggctttggctaagctcacaaggttgctatgtcaatgcaaatggccaagagagtgagcttgaaccggccatgaggcttaaatagaagcccccacgaaatagagccattgtaccccttcactgggtacaatgcggggtgaccggacgcttcggtccaactgaccggacgctgctcctcagcgtccggtcgctcgatggcggccacgtgtctcttgcgttcaacagggaacgtttgatctcaatggtcgacatattgaccggacgctccgacagagctgaccggacgctggaccctcagcgtccggtcgtttatagtaagggtccaaaacgtgtttttgccaaccggacgtgtccggtcatgcttgatcggaccctACCAGTGTTCGGTTAGATGATGTCTTCTCAGTGCGCcttacgtcagcgtacgtcagcactgaccggatgtaccctgccagcgttcggtcgtagagcgacccagcgttcggtcatttgaccgacgccagcatcttcgttgTTACACCTGACTGGACGTGCCGGTCCAAccatggccagcgtccggtcactcccagtgacctctgtcttttctgtctagggcaccggtggcaccgtcggactgtccgcactctacggacggacactccactggtggagtttcttacccttgcacctaaactacaccacccttgatcaaatgtgccaaccaccaagtgtatcaccttgtgcatatgtgttagcatattttcacaaacattttcaagggtgttagcattccactatatcctaaatgcatatgcaatgagttagagcatctagtggcactttgataaccgcattccgatacgagtttcacccctcttaatagtacgactatcaaacctaaatgtgatcatactttctaaatgtcttgatcaccaaaacaaaatagctcctatagtttatacctttgccttgagctttttgtttttctctttcttctttccatgtccaagcacttgatcatcatcatcatcatgctatgatcttcatttgcttcatcacttggagtgtgctacctatctcatgatcacttgataaactaggttagcacttagggtttcatcaattcatcaaaaccaaactagagctttcaaacgcCACTTAGGATTTTCTACTGTGTACGGCCAGGCACctcgacgccaagatctgtggcatCGAGACGTTTACCTCGGCGCTaggactcatggcgccgacccaagggtccaaagatgagtttaagccTCCCAGAGGGCCAAAtgtaaattttcttcaaaaaaggagGTCAAATTGTAAAAAAGTTAGGCTAATTAGTCATGTAGGAATTTATATGACGTTATAAGAAAGAGAGGAAGGTGAGAAAAAGATATGGCAATTTTGTAAAGCAACCACTTCATGAGCAAACATTAGCACTATGAGACAACTATTTCACCGTTGTATAATTTAATGTCGTTATTCAACTTATAAAATAAAAAGAATTAAATTACTATAAGATAACTTAAAATTACTATAAGATAACTTAAAATAAAACCCATATATGAGTTGGCTGTTCAATCGTGTCATGATTACATGGCACTCCATGTAACCATATGTAAGACAACACCAATAATGTACTTGTCGGTAAAGATGGAAATGGGTCGAAGACTCAAGGTCAATTTCAGAGGCTATGAGCTGAGCCATTTCATCTAAAGGCTATGAACTCTCTATCCCATTGTGTTACCATGATAAGATACAAGATTTAAATGTACCATGATAACACATTAAGGGTATTATTGTTGCATCATATTAAATAAGTTTGAAAGTGAATCATTATTTAAATTTTATCTATTTTCATTTTCAAAATATGATATATTTCCTAATCTACTTCCAACCATGCTTATTCATAAAAATAAAACTTCCAACCATGCTTATTTAGAAAAATAAAGAAgaccaataaataaataaagattgaTCTATTATATCCATTGGGTCAGGAGATTTTGTCTCTATTTGTCTATTTTAGAGTTTGAGGCCAGTTCTATATGGCTCGTGACCTTGTTTTTTTTATTGGACTAACTATCGAATAATGTCTTGGCCCATCTCTATTCCTATCTTATTGCGATACCAAATGTTTACGTTAACTGTTCGTATCTTCTTATAACACGTGGGCATTGCACCTATCTTTCCTATCTTTAATGTAAGCAAATCAGCTAAAATAGTGTCATTGAAGTGAACAGTGTATATCCAATTGCACATAAACATTTGGTATAAGTTTTGATGGCCTATGAAACAAAATTAGATTTGGCACAGAAAGTGGAAATGGGACTTTTTAGACGGAGTGTAACATTATTATGAGTATATTCAGAGATGGATCCCATGCAAATTTTTGGTAGGGAAGTGTACATACTGCCAACACCATTATAATCCCAGATATCTTTTACTATATACCATACACAGGAAACGCATGAGTGGCAAaagttttgtcaatgaagccttCTTCCACTCGTAttccaaaccaaaaaaaaaaaaaagaaaaagaaatcagtTTCCCCTAGTCCCCGCGGGCCGCGGCCCCCGCCCTCTCCAAAACCTCTTGGACGCCGCACCCGCACCGCACCGCACGCCGGCAGGCAGCGGCCATGGCGTACCTCCCTCCCCACAAGCGGCACCCCAGCACCACCGCCTCCACGTCCACCCCCGCACCCAACCCGCCACCTCCGTCCCTCTCTTCCTCCCTCCGCTCCCTCTCCCTCTGCTCCccgcgcggccgcggccgcggcgccggCGGACGCCACCCGCGCGCTTCTACAAAGATCATCCACGCCGCCGGCTGCATCTCCCGTTGGTCCCCGCTACCGCCCTTCTCCCCTGGCGGCGACGACGAGGAGCACACCCTCCGCCTCGAGCCCTTCCCTTGCGCCCCCATCGAGCACAAGACCGGCGCCAAACCCCTTGCTCTCGTCGTCGCCTCCACGGCTCCACCCCAGGACAAGGCTCCTCCGGCTCCACTGCGTTGGCGGTCACCACCATCGCCGAGAGGTTCCTTCCCGATCTCATTGCCGCCGCGGAGAGGACCAAGGTGGTCGGCGCGCCTAAGGTTGAGTTGGTGAAGCTAAaggcccgtttggcacggctcatccaaaacggcttcaccggtgaagccaaagccggcttctagttcattttaactccggcttataaaaacggcttcacgctacagtgcttCGATTTGCATAAAATagagccggcataagccgtgccaaagaggcaccctcagcgtccggtcgtttacagtaagggtccaaaacgtgtttttgccgaccgaacgcgtccggtcatgcttgaccggaccctaccagcgttcggtcagatgATGTCTCCTCTGCGCCTTacgtcagcgtacatcagcactgatcggatgtaccctaccagcgtccggtcgtagagcgacccagcgtccggtcatttgaccgacgctagcatcttcattgttacacctgaccggacgcgccggtccaaccgtggccagcgtccggtcactcccagtgacctctgtcttttctgtctagggccggtggcaccgtcggactgtccgcactctacgggcggacactccgccggtggagtttcttacccttgcacctaaactacaccacccttgatcaaatgtgccaaccaccaagtgtatcaccttatgcacatgtgttagcatattttcacaaatattttcaagggtgttagcattccactgatcctaaatgcatatgcaatgagttagagcatctagtggcactttgataaccgcattccgatacgagtttcacccctcttaatagtacggctatcaaacctaaatgtgatcacactttctaagtgtcttgatcaccaaaacaaaatagctcctatagtttatacctttgccttgagctttttgtttttctcttttttctttccatgtccaagcacttgatcatcatcatcatcatgctatgattttcatttgcttcatcacttggagtgtgctacctatctcatgatcacttgataaactaggttagcacttagggtttcatcaattcaccaaaaccaaactagagctttcaaacgcCACTTAGGGTTTTCTACTGTGTACGGCCAGGCACCTCGACACCAAGATCTCTGGCATCAAGACGTTTACCtcggcgccaggactcatggcgccgaccCAAGGGTCCAAAGATGAATTTAAGCCTCCCAGAGGGCCAAAtgtaaattttcttcaaaaaaggggGTCAAATTGTAAAAAAGTTAGGCTAATTAGTCATGTAGGAATTTATATGACGTTATAAAAAGAGGAAGGTGAGAAAAAGATATGGCAATTTTGTAAAGCAACCACTTCATGAGCAAACATTAGCACTATGAGACAACTATTTCACCGTTGTATAATTTAATGTCGTTATTCAACTTATAAATAAAAGAATTAAATTACTATAAGATAACTAAAATTACTATAAAGATAACTTAAAATAAAACCCATATATGAGTTGGCTGTTCCAATCGTCTCATGATTACATGGCACTCCATGTAACCATATGTAAGACAACACCAATAATGTACTTGTCGGTAAAGATGGAAATGGGTCGAAGACTCAAGGTCAATTTCAGAGGCTATGAGCTGAGCCATTTCATCTAAAGGCTATGAACTCTCTATCCCATTGTGTTACCATGATAAGATACAAGATTTAAATGTACCATGATAACACATTAAGGTATTATTGTTGCATCATATTAAATAAGTTTGAAAGTGAATCATTATTTTAATTTTATCTATTTTCATTTTCAAATATGATATATTTCCTAATCTACTTCCAACCATGCTTATTCAGAAAAATAAAACTTCCAACCATGCTTATTCAGAAAAATAAAGAAgaccaataaataaataaagattgaTCTATTATATCCATTGGGTCAGTAGATTTTGTCTCTATTTGTCTATTTAGAGTTTGAGGGCCAGTTCTATATGGCCTCGTGACCTTGTTTTTTTTATTGGACTAACTATCGAATAATGTCTTGGCCCATCTCTATTCCTATCTTATTGCGATACCAAATGTTTACGTTAACTGTTCGTATCTTCTTATAACACGTGGGCATTGCACCTATCTTTCCTATCTTTAATGTAAAGCAAATCAGTTAAAATAGTGTCATTGAAAGTGAACAGTGTATATCCAATTGCACATAACATTTGGTATAAGTTTTGATGGCCTATGAAACAAAATTAGATTTGGCACAGAAAGTTGGGCTGCATCTCCCGTTGGTTTCCCGATACCAGCCCTTTCTCCCCTACGACGAGGAGCACACCCTCCGCCTCGAGCCCTTCCCTTGCGCCCCCATCGAGCACAAGACCGGCGCCAAACCCCTTGCTCTCGTCGTCGCCTCCACCCCAGGACAAGGCTCCTCCGGCTCCACTGCGTTGGCGGTCACCACCATCGTCCGAGAGGTTCCTTCCCGATCTCCTTTGCCAGCCGTCGGAGAGGGACCAAGGGTGTACGGCGCGCCTAAGGATGGAGTTGGGTGAAGCTAAGTCTCGTGGCAAGCTGGGAAGGTGCTCTTCCAGTGCCAGCCGTGAGTCCTTTCTCCTCTTCTTGTTTTGCATCCCAGTTACATTTCTGGGACCTATGTTCGTCGCGATCTTGTGGTGAATGCTGAGTTCGAATTATATGTCTTCAGCGGTGGATCGCCCCGTCTCACTGGACACACTCCGCCAGGCAGCAGAAGCAGGGGAAGATGGTTCCAAGAGCCAGTTGCGGAAATCGTTCTAACACCAATGTGCCTAGTGAGTGTCAGGATGATATGAAGCGATCCATGGTGAAGAGGATGGGGCTGGATTTGATTCGTCCAGGAGCACTACCATGTGAAGGTTTGGTCTTCTAATGCTCCAGGCATGTTGAACTGAACTACAAATTGTGTTGGGCTCAAATAAGTAAATGGGTTTAAGGGTCTTCAATTTTGTGACGGTTTTTGACAGGAATCAAAGTGATTCTACAATATCTTGCAAATGCCCCGTGGAGGAAGATGGTAGCCTTGCTATCCATAAGGTTAGTGCCATCCCATCAcgagtttttttatttgttttgtttcAGCGATTTAAGCTACGGATTCCTTCATCCACTTTGAGGCAGCAGCATGTCTTGATTTTTGTCTAATATCAAAATTGCTGTCTAATATCAAATTTGTCGATTGATGTCTAGTACtcccatccgttccaaattataagttgcttgaCTTTTcagtacatccattttgctatgcatctagatataataatatgtctagatacgtaagaaatggatgaaccaaaaaagtcaaagtgactttataatttggaacggatggagtatataATAGCTGTCTCCACAAAGTCGTGATTTCTGAGGATATTAGACATTTAATAGTTTTAGGCTTTAGCACTTTATGATTAGGCGCCTCTAATTACATAAATATCTGGTCCACATACCATGATGCTTTCCCGTAACTAAGATTGCAGCTAGTCTAAATTTTTAATGCCATGTTCTGTAGGAATTACTTGATAGCTGACACATTATGAGACGCAAAGACATGAACATGTTTACCTCAGACATCGTTATAGGCTGTTTACTTCTTACCACTGAAAATCTCCGAACTTCCTTACTGTTGCTTGACTTGTTTAGCTGATGTCCCCTCGATGAGCTGTGTGTTTGTCCAAGCTTGTATATCATTGAGTAGAAATTCTCGTGCATTACTTTATATATCTGGATAATTTGATTATTCGATGTATTTAGCTGTACTTTCAGATTTGGAGAAAACAGTTTTATGCTACTTTCCACATCTCTTGCCAATATTTGGGATTGCCATAGATCAATTATCTTCATATGATTCCTGCTGTTCTTTGTTTTGTTAATTCAAACCAGGAGGGCAATTTGAACTCTACTGACCGCATCTATTGATTAGCCTTATTTTAAAAGGATAGCAAAGAATGAAAGCAGTAGGTAGTTGCTTGTCATTGTAttcattcccccccccccccccccccccccccccaatgagTGCTACCGCATGTTATATTGTATTGTAGTAGGTAGATGGAAAAaatgtgtgaatttctggattaACTGGTAATAGTTATATTATAGGATGTGATGTACTCCACATACTATGTGCCTTGTTGTGTTCTTCAAATGTAATTAATTCAACCAGCTATTCAAACCATACTCCAGATTCTAATTCCTGAGTGCTGCCTTTTATGCAGGTTGAATTGAATCAGGTACGGCACTTGGTGGAAGACATATCCTGTCTTTTCGAAGGTCTTGATCTAAGGCTGATGTTGTGTAAGAAAAGGATCCTGAAAAACCTAGATGTAAGTACTCATTGAGAACACCTTGTTCCTTTCTGGTATaatgttttttttaataaagatTGTAGACTTATTTGATGTCAACTGCAGTCTGAAGTGAAAAATGCTGTAAAGAGCTTGGTGTCTGCTGCTATTATCGATCCTAATGTGAAAGGGGGGATTAGATGGCCACTTGGAAAGGAGTCAATTGGTGAGAGGTTCAGCATAGTTGGGGTGTGGCACGCGAACTACAAAGCTTTCAGAAATGAAACCATGAGGCTCAAGCTAAGGCATGCTGACAGATTCGATCACCGGAGCTCGACTGGGGAAGTTTCCAATGAAGTTACGTTCAAACTAACTGCTATTTCTCGCAAACTGGAGGTTAGTGAAATCTACTCAAAAGATTGTTGCGTTCTACTCTTCTGTAGCTACTTACTGTTAGGTTACATATTTGTGTTTTTATATGCTGATTTTGCCAGTGCAATATTTTCTGTATTGAAATAACTTGAGAGTGAGGAAAACACAAGTTGTGAATCTGGTTGCAGTTTTTCTTTTTTGGGGGGTTCCTCCTTTTGTTAACATAGTAGGGGTACTCATAGCTGTATTGTGGCGATCGTGATTTCTTCTAATTGGTAGTGCAGTTGGTGCCATCACAATCCCATTTTACATCGAAGCAGATTGCACCCTGATAACGCGTTTTGTTAATTTTCCAGGAAGAAGGTGATCCATTGGAGAACTCTGTGAAGGAGATGCTGGAGTCTGCGGTCCAAATGGTTTGGGACAATGCGCTGAACTACCAGATCGTGCCTTGAGCTCGGTTATGCAGACAATAGTTCTTCCTTGGAGATGCAACGCGAGTTGATTTGTTTGAGCCCTCTGTATATAGCATCGTTTTGTCGTGATCTGCAATGGTTAGACCTGAGTACTGTATATGGGAATTGGTTGGTTGGCAAGTTCTACTTGCTCCAAGTCTGACCAGTGACCACAATAATTGGGGTTTATATAGCGTCATTTTGTCGTGATCTGTCATCTGCAGTGGTTAGACCTGAGTAGTGTATTATGGGAATTGATTGGTTGGCAAGTTCTACTTCCTCCAAGTCTGACCAGTGGCCACAATAACTGGGGTTGATTTCAGCACAACGTGTTGATTGCTTTGCTTGCGGTTGTATGTTTGGTATTGGGCTGTTGTAAACAGGCAGTGAACTGCGGTGTTGTGGTCTATTTGGAAATTACGGAATGCTGTTTGTTTTCAGGGAGAATGTTGGAGTGGAATGAGGAAGGTGCTACTAAGAATTGGACGTATGCTCAGGGGGTGGCTGCCGATGATACAACAGGAAGCAAAGGAGAGACTGGAGAACGTCATCTTGCAGCTGGATTGCAACGCCAACAGCCTGCCGCAGATTGCGTGGAGAATGGATACTTCAGAGTTGGGACGATCCAGTGTTCAGCTTTCGGGAGTCTCCAGCGCTGCGTGTTGAGTCTGGAGCAATGTGTGTCGAGTCTGTAAGGCTTTCTGTAGTTCTGGAGTAATGTGTGTTGAGTCTGTAAGGCTTTCCTGGGTGGATGTTTACACCTTTACATTGCACTTTCATTTCAACCTCTGCAGTCCGGACACTTCTGTTCGCAGTTCCCCGCACCCGCAGACCGCAGTTGCAATGCCCGGATCGTTGCATGGCCGGGCTCATCCGCCTTCTCTGAACGCTCGCCGCGCAcctcgcggcttttgtggagcCGAGCACGAGCTAGAATCAACAAACGATACAACACCAATTCAGCTATTGAGGAGAGTGTTAATGAAGATTATACAGAGATTTGCCATGGAGCCGGGCAGTTGCGGTGAAGATCGATCTTCAAGAGAATTCACCTACATCTACATTACATGCTGTTGCTCCTGGCTCCTGGCTCCTGGCTCCTCTGGGCTGGATGCGTAGTCGCCCACAACCACCAGGTGGTCGACGAAATGCCGAAGAGAGCATCCATGATCCATGGCATTGCATCAGGTGTATGTCAAATTGGAGCATCCTCTAGCTTCTGCCGACTGCTGTCTGGGCACTGGCTGGCCCACCGACAGCCTAGACGCCAAGCACCATCCCCCGTCGGTTGCTACCGCTCACTGATCTGGTATGTCCAATGTCACTCTCAGGTTATCATCTCTGTAAGATATAAGATACTTGTCTGTGGCGTGTCGTTTTCTATTTAGTCCTCGATCTCTAGGTTTCATATAATTAGCATCCAGGAAGATGGTAAATGGAGGGTTTGTTCTAGTAGTACTAATGTTATACTCTAGCACTACTCTCATAGCGACAAGACTCAGACTGCTTCGGTTAAACAGTCATGATCCATCAGTAAGCCACTAGTGGAATAATTAGCGAAGGAAACCAAGTCAAGCAGCCCTGCTTGCTAATTTCCAAGGGTCTAGTCGCGAATACAATAGACAAATAAACCATGTGCCAAGTAGATGGCTATTACTGCAAATCAATGCTGTCCACTAGTCCCTAACCAGGATATGCATTTACAAGAGCTAAGCATGTTTCCTGCATACTGTTGGAAGCTCCTCTCGAGTTGAAGCTTTCCACTTTCCAGAACCCAGCCATGGCTGCTGTTGCTGCAGCTTTTGCAGGAAAAGCTATTGCGATATCAACCATCTCCTATATCATTACCAAGGCCTTCGACCACCTCAAGGATAACAAGAAAGCTGGAGGTTTGAAGAGTACCCAAACAAGGTTAGAGAAACTACTCCCTCAGATCCAAGTAGTCTTTGATGCCGTCGACACAGAGCAGATCAGAGATCAAAGTGAGGCGCTAGATGCTTGGTTGTGGCAGCTCCGGGATGCCGTCGAGGAAGCTGAGGACGCCCTTGATGAGTTGGAGTATAACAAGCTTGAGGAAGAGGTGAAATCGCGAGATAGCAAGGTGACTGGTTCTCTGCATAAGTACAAAGGCAAGCTTGTGCAGAAGTTTAATCACACGTTCAACACTGGATCTCTGAAGAGGTTGACGAGTGCTGTCAAGACTTTAGATGAGGCTGTTGCTGATGTGCAGCGTTTTCTCCCTGTTCTCAATCAGTTTGATAACAATAAGTTGAAGAAGCATAAACAAGATGTGGATTTCAGGAACTGGCGTGAAACAAGCTCACTGCCTCAAAGCCTGGTACTTGGcagagagaaggagagggagactATAGTTCACTGGTTGACCAAGGCTGGAAGCGGTGCATCTGAACGGGTTGTCAGCAATATCCCTATATTTTCTATAGTTGGGATTGGTGGACTGGGGAAGACAACACTGGCTCAAGTTATATGCAATGATGACAGGGTGAAAGATTATTTCGATTTGATCATCTGGGCTTGCGCTTCTTATTACTTTGATGTTGAGACATTAACAAGAAAGATTCTTCAAGATGTAACTAGACAACAAATAAACATTGTTGGTCTAAATGCTCTTCACAATGAGCTCAAGGAGAAATTGAGTTCCAAAACCTTTCTCCttgtgcttgatgatgtgtggAATGATGACAGAATAGATTATTGGGAAAGTTTTGTACGACCATTGAGATATGGGAAGAGCGGGAGTAAGATATTGCTCACAACTCGCATGCAGTCGGTAGCTGATCTTGCTGCAAGAGCAATGCAGGAAGAATGCCAGTCTTTGAAATTGAGTGGACTAGGAGAAGCTGACCTTCGTGATCTACTGAGCATGCATGCATTTTCTGGCGTTAATCCTGATGATTACAGAAATCTGCAGCAGATTAGCAAGAAAATGGTGGGAAATCTCAGTGGTTCTCCATTGGCAGCAAAAGTTCTTGGTGGATTGTTGAACAGCAAAAGGGACAGTAGCACTTGGAACAGAATGTTGACATCGAGTATTCATAATATCGAACAGGGTAAGGAAGGGATCATGGCAGTGTTGAGATTGAGTTATCAGCATCTACCAACTCATTTGCAGGCATGTTTCAGGTACTGCAGCTTACTTGGCAAAGATTATGAGTTTACAAAGGAAGAATTGGTCCACTTATGGATGGGTTCAGGATTGATCCAACAGTTAATGTTTAAAAGGATAGCAAAGAATGAAAGCAGTAGGTAGTTGCTTGTCATTGTATTCATTCCCCCCCAATGAGTGGTACCGCATGTTATATTGTATTGTAGTAGGTAGATGGAAAAaatgtgtgaatttctggattaACTGGTAATAGTTATATTATAGGATGTGATGTACTCCACATACTATGTGCCTTGTTGTGTTCTTCAA is from Miscanthus floridulus cultivar M001 chromosome 7, ASM1932011v1, whole genome shotgun sequence and encodes:
- the LOC136465609 gene encoding putative disease resistance protein RGA4; translation: MAAVAAAFAGKAIAISTISYIITKAFDHLKDNKKAGGLKSTQTRLEKLLPQIQVVFDAVDTEQIRDQSEALDAWLWQLRDAVEEAEDALDELEYNKLEEEVKSRDSKVTGSLHKYKGKLVQKFNHTFNTGSLKRLTSAVKTLDEAVADVQRFLPVLNQFDNNKLKKHKQDVDFRNWRETSSLPQSLVLGREKERETIVHWLTKAGSGASERVVSNIPIFSIVGIGGLGKTTLAQVICNDDRVKDYFDLIIWACASYYFDVETLTRKILQDVTRQQINIVGLNALHNELKEKLSSKTFLLVLDDVWNDDRIDYWESFVRPLRYGKSGSKILLTTRMQSVADLAARAMQEECQSLKLSGLGEADLRDLLSMHAFSGVNPDDYRNLQQISKKMVGNLSGSPLAAKVLGGLLNSKRDSSTWNRMLTSSIHNIEQGKEGIMAVLRLSYQHLPTHLQACFRYCSLLGKDYEFTKEELVHLWMGSGLIQQLMFKRIAKNESSR